In Paenibacillus ihbetae, the following are encoded in one genomic region:
- a CDS encoding ABC transporter permease has protein sequence MELGRKDAASARISQPFGVRVRKDFRRNRLIYLMLLPVVAFYAIFHYGPLYGLQIAFKNFSPGKGIWHSEWVGFQHFQDFFTGFFFERVLRNTVLLGLYDLIFVFPASILLALMLNEVRSRFFKRTVQSITYIPHFISVVVVVGMMVDFMSTDGLINQIIQFFGGKGIPFLRLPEWFRTLFTTSAIWQGVGWGSIIYLAAISNIDPSLYEAAKVDGAGRWKQMLRITLPGIMPTVIILFILRIGSFMVLQDEKILLMYNPSTYETADVIGTYVYRKGILEASYSYAAAVGMFNSLINMALLLGANYISKRYSDTKLW, from the coding sequence GTGGAGTTAGGCAGGAAGGATGCAGCATCCGCCCGAATCAGCCAACCCTTCGGCGTGAGAGTCAGGAAGGATTTCCGGCGCAACCGGTTGATTTATCTCATGCTGCTGCCCGTCGTGGCTTTTTATGCCATCTTTCATTACGGGCCGCTGTACGGGCTTCAGATCGCCTTCAAGAACTTTTCTCCGGGCAAAGGCATCTGGCATAGCGAGTGGGTAGGCTTTCAGCATTTTCAGGACTTTTTCACCGGTTTTTTCTTTGAGCGGGTATTGCGAAATACGGTATTACTCGGCTTGTATGACCTGATCTTCGTGTTTCCCGCCTCCATCCTATTGGCGCTTATGCTGAATGAAGTGCGGAGCCGCTTCTTTAAGCGGACCGTGCAATCCATCACGTATATCCCCCATTTCATATCCGTCGTGGTCGTGGTGGGGATGATGGTCGATTTCATGTCGACGGACGGACTGATCAATCAGATCATCCAGTTCTTTGGAGGGAAAGGGATACCGTTTCTGCGGCTCCCGGAATGGTTCCGGACGCTCTTTACGACTTCGGCGATTTGGCAGGGCGTCGGTTGGGGCTCGATCATATATCTGGCGGCAATCTCGAACATCGACCCTTCGCTTTACGAGGCGGCTAAAGTGGACGGAGCCGGCCGCTGGAAGCAGATGCTCCGCATTACGCTGCCCGGCATCATGCCGACGGTGATCATTTTGTTCATCTTGCGGATCGGCAGCTTCATGGTGCTGCAGGATGAGAAGATTCTGCTGATGTACAATCCGTCTACGTACGAAACGGCGGATGTCATCGGCACATACGTGTACCGCAAGGGGATATTGGAGGCGAGCTACAGCTACGCCGCAGCCGTGGGCATGTTTAATTCGCTCATTAACATGGCGCTGCTGCTGGGAGCGAATTATATCAGCAAACGCTATTCCGATACGAAGCTGTGGTAG
- a CDS encoding DUF4091 domain-containing protein → MNDSGLETRALSSLSKVFADSELNDPPYRRTSALRREIVAFQTAYRTRERQRDMRVEAKAPEGLSVSVYSVGLVPSEFPIYPDHDGHILRSTPGLYPDPLYPLDPENRVHSPGNQWRSVWLEVQVTERAEPGIHAIEVIFYSQHGDELGGERFEVDVIPASLPKQQLIRTEWFHCDGLAQFYGVEVFSEEHWRLIERYVETAAEHGINMLLTPLFTPPLDTAVGGERLTVQLVDVEKSGDGYAFGFDKLERWIKMGLRLGIEYFEFSHLFTQWGAAHAPKIMVREDGETKRLFGWDTDALGAEYREFLTRFLKELVQLIRVLGIEDRIFFHVSDEPHLEHLETYRKAAEMMDEAVGDYPRIDALSDYAFYKEGLVPNPIPATDKLQPFLESGVAPLWTYYCCSQYKQVANRFFTFPSERNRILGLQLYKYRIKGFLHWGFNFWNSQYSKRPVNPYLTTDADIGYPSGDAFLVYPGEDGPVCSLRIKVFREALQDLRALELLEQTIGRDEVLNMIEGALEAPLSFEQYPRDAGWLLDIRSTLNEQIKASMMER, encoded by the coding sequence ATGAACGACAGCGGGCTTGAGACCCGGGCGCTGAGTTCGTTGTCCAAAGTGTTTGCGGATTCGGAATTAAATGATCCGCCATATCGACGGACAAGCGCCTTGCGGCGGGAAATCGTAGCCTTTCAAACCGCCTATCGCACAAGAGAGAGGCAGAGGGATATGCGCGTGGAAGCAAAGGCCCCCGAAGGGTTATCTGTATCGGTCTATTCGGTCGGGCTGGTCCCGTCCGAATTTCCGATTTATCCGGACCATGACGGGCATATCCTGCGGTCGACTCCGGGGCTCTACCCCGATCCGTTATACCCGCTGGATCCGGAGAATAGGGTTCATTCCCCGGGAAATCAGTGGCGGTCCGTATGGTTGGAGGTTCAGGTGACGGAGCGGGCCGAGCCCGGCATTCATGCCATCGAGGTCATTTTTTATTCCCAGCATGGGGATGAGCTTGGGGGGGAACGGTTTGAAGTGGATGTGATCCCGGCTTCCCTGCCGAAGCAGCAGCTGATCCGGACGGAATGGTTCCACTGTGACGGTCTGGCACAATTTTACGGGGTGGAGGTGTTTTCGGAGGAGCATTGGCGCTTGATTGAGCGGTACGTCGAGACTGCGGCGGAGCATGGCATCAATATGCTGCTAACTCCGCTGTTCACGCCGCCGCTGGACACCGCCGTAGGAGGAGAGCGGCTGACGGTCCAGCTTGTGGATGTGGAGAAGTCCGGTGACGGATATGCTTTCGGCTTCGATAAGCTGGAGCGCTGGATCAAGATGGGGCTGCGGCTTGGCATCGAATATTTCGAATTTTCGCATTTGTTTACCCAGTGGGGAGCAGCTCATGCGCCGAAAATCATGGTTCGGGAGGACGGGGAGACGAAGCGCCTCTTTGGCTGGGACACGGATGCGCTTGGGGCGGAGTATCGGGAATTCCTAACCCGGTTCTTGAAGGAGCTTGTGCAGCTGATCCGAGTGCTTGGCATTGAGGACAGGATATTCTTCCATGTATCGGACGAGCCCCATTTAGAGCACTTGGAAACTTACCGGAAAGCGGCGGAAATGATGGATGAAGCGGTGGGAGATTATCCCCGGATCGACGCATTGTCCGATTATGCATTTTATAAGGAGGGGCTGGTCCCGAATCCGATTCCGGCGACGGACAAGCTTCAGCCGTTTCTGGAATCCGGCGTTGCCCCCCTGTGGACCTATTATTGCTGCAGCCAATATAAACAGGTGGCAAACCGCTTCTTCACCTTTCCGTCCGAGCGGAACCGCATCCTCGGGCTGCAGCTGTATAAGTACCGGATTAAGGGCTTCCTTCATTGGGGCTTTAATTTCTGGAACTCCCAATATTCGAAGCGGCCGGTGAACCCCTATCTGACCACCGATGCGGATATCGGCTATCCATCCGGCGATGCCTTTCTGGTATATCCGGGCGAGGACGGTCCCGTATGCTCTTTACGGATAAAGGTATTCCGCGAAGCGCTGCAGGATCTCAGGGCGCTTGAGCTGCTGGAGCAAACCATCGGGAGGGACGAAGTTCTTAACATGATTGAGGGGGCGCTCGAGGCGCCGCTGTCCTTTGAGCAATATCCGCGGGATGCGGGATGGCTGCTGGATATAAGAAGTACGCTTAACGAGCAGATCAAAGCAAGCATGATGGAACGATAA
- a CDS encoding glycoside hydrolase family 88 protein has translation MWEQAMEDAWKKTLGSLRRAPGLFPHITSDKRYEWGENRDWIEGFYTGMTWLCYEYTGKEEFREAALMQVESFRERLHVTRRNLDHHDIGFLYQPSAVAAWIIDRDEAARTLALEAAEQLMLRWRPEGRYLQAWGPKGDPQNGGRIIIDCMMNLPLLYWAFEQTGDMRYREAAEHQADKSRRYLMRGDDSSYHTFYFREESGIPIGGGTHQGYHDGSTWSRGQAWAVYGFALSYRYTRNPDYLETAIRAARYFIGRLPSDGIPYWDFDAEIADETPRDSSASAIAVCGMLEIRSLLEEDDPIGSELGSAADRLLKALVERCATLDDDGAEGLLKHGSYHVRGGRGPDDYMIWGDYFYLEALMRSIKGKAGYWYERQRA, from the coding sequence ATGTGGGAGCAGGCTATGGAGGACGCATGGAAGAAGACGCTTGGCAGCCTTCGTCGTGCCCCCGGCTTGTTCCCCCACATTACCTCGGACAAGAGGTATGAATGGGGGGAGAACCGGGATTGGATCGAGGGATTTTATACCGGGATGACCTGGCTCTGCTACGAGTACACCGGGAAAGAAGAGTTCAGGGAAGCGGCGCTTATGCAGGTGGAGAGCTTTCGGGAACGGCTGCATGTGACCCGCCGGAACTTGGATCATCATGACATCGGGTTTTTGTATCAGCCCTCCGCCGTGGCGGCATGGATCATCGACCGGGACGAGGCTGCCAGAACGCTCGCGCTGGAGGCGGCGGAGCAATTGATGCTTCGCTGGCGCCCCGAAGGACGTTACCTGCAGGCATGGGGACCGAAAGGCGACCCGCAAAACGGCGGGCGAATCATCATCGACTGCATGATGAATCTGCCGCTGCTGTACTGGGCTTTCGAGCAGACCGGCGACATGCGGTACCGTGAGGCCGCGGAGCACCAGGCGGACAAAAGCCGCCGCTACCTGATGCGGGGGGATGATTCGTCGTATCATACGTTTTATTTCCGGGAGGAGAGCGGGATTCCGATCGGAGGCGGAACGCATCAGGGGTATCATGACGGATCCACCTGGTCCAGGGGACAGGCGTGGGCCGTGTACGGGTTCGCGTTATCCTACCGCTATACCCGCAATCCAGACTATCTTGAGACCGCGATAAGAGCCGCCCGGTATTTTATCGGACGCCTTCCGTCGGATGGAATTCCATACTGGGATTTTGACGCGGAGATCGCGGATGAGACGCCTCGGGACAGCTCGGCGTCAGCCATTGCCGTCTGCGGCATGCTGGAAATCCGCTCGCTGCTGGAAGAAGACGACCCGATCGGGTCCGAGCTCGGTTCCGCGGCCGATCGTCTGCTGAAAGCGCTGGTGGAACGCTGCGCAACCCTGGATGACGACGGTGCGGAAGGTCTGTTGAAGCACGGATCGTACCATGTGCGGGGAGGGAGAGGTCCTGATGATTATATGATTTGGGGCGATTATTTTTATCTGGAAGCGCTGATGCGCAGCATCAAAGGGAAAGCGGGGTACTGGTATGAACGACAGCGGGCTTGA
- a CDS encoding extracellular solute-binding protein encodes MKNRNVMFVSLIMSFVLALTGCSGGGGKAASDQNGEADPAKTQQEGTPKEVGYPESLTYWVTLNSNASATLQNAGEIKAYQKLEEITGTKVQFQHPPAGSEQDSFNIMVSSGDLPDVIEHNWSAVSGGPDKLIGDGTLIRLNELIDQHAPNLKKVLDENPEYRKMITSDDGNIYVFPFLRGDDYLLTYNGLIIRQDWLDKLGLGMPETIEEWHTVLTAFKNDDPNGNGQADEIPLRLDPGQLSMNKAFLGAWGITDSFYQVDGVVKYGPIQPEFKEFLQTMSQWYAEGLIDPDYLSGDSNLWDAKITNNTLGAFTGYTGSGIGRYLQMMEGKGGSFDLAGAPNVALKKGETPPLGQKDSPFTGYGAAITSKNQNPEATVKWLDYKYGEEGSLLFNFGIEGESYEMVDGYPTYTEQITKNDSLPIAQALAQYAMAGYSGPFVQDRRYMEQYSSLPQQASAIEAWMNAKNDRLMPVISPNEEESARYASIMNDVKTYYDEMLNKFIMGVEPIDQFEAFVETIKGMGIEEAVAIQQAALDRYNSR; translated from the coding sequence ATGAAAAATCGCAATGTCATGTTTGTTTCCTTAATAATGTCATTTGTATTGGCATTAACGGGCTGCAGCGGAGGCGGAGGCAAAGCCGCTTCCGACCAAAACGGCGAAGCCGATCCGGCCAAGACGCAGCAGGAAGGGACACCGAAGGAGGTGGGCTATCCGGAAAGTCTGACGTATTGGGTAACGTTGAATTCCAACGCTTCCGCAACCCTTCAAAATGCCGGTGAGATCAAGGCATATCAAAAGCTGGAGGAAATTACGGGAACCAAGGTGCAGTTCCAGCACCCTCCGGCAGGCTCGGAGCAGGACTCCTTCAACATCATGGTATCGTCCGGCGATCTGCCCGACGTGATCGAGCACAACTGGTCCGCCGTTTCGGGCGGTCCCGACAAGCTGATTGGAGACGGCACCCTGATTCGCCTCAATGAGCTTATTGATCAGCATGCCCCGAATTTAAAAAAGGTGCTCGACGAAAATCCGGAGTATCGCAAAATGATTACTTCGGACGACGGAAATATATACGTGTTTCCGTTTCTGCGGGGCGACGACTACCTGTTGACCTACAACGGCCTGATCATCCGCCAGGATTGGCTGGACAAGCTGGGACTCGGCATGCCGGAAACGATCGAAGAGTGGCATACGGTCCTGACCGCTTTCAAGAACGACGATCCGAACGGGAACGGACAGGCCGATGAAATCCCGCTTCGCCTGGATCCGGGGCAGCTCTCTATGAATAAGGCGTTTCTGGGGGCATGGGGGATCACCGACTCCTTTTACCAAGTGGACGGGGTCGTAAAATATGGTCCGATCCAGCCGGAATTCAAGGAATTTTTGCAAACGATGAGCCAGTGGTATGCCGAAGGCCTGATCGACCCGGATTATCTCTCCGGAGACTCCAATCTGTGGGACGCCAAAATTACGAACAACACGCTGGGCGCCTTCACCGGCTATACGGGCAGCGGCATCGGCCGCTATCTGCAGATGATGGAAGGGAAGGGCGGCAGCTTTGATCTTGCCGGCGCGCCGAACGTGGCCTTGAAGAAGGGGGAGACGCCGCCGCTGGGCCAGAAGGATTCTCCGTTTACGGGGTACGGCGCCGCCATCACATCCAAAAACCAGAACCCGGAGGCCACCGTCAAATGGCTTGATTACAAATACGGGGAGGAAGGATCACTGCTGTTCAACTTCGGCATCGAGGGAGAAAGCTACGAGATGGTTGACGGGTACCCGACGTATACCGAGCAAATCACGAAAAACGACAGTCTTCCGATTGCGCAGGCCTTGGCGCAGTATGCGATGGCCGGATACTCCGGTCCGTTCGTCCAGGATCGCAGGTATATGGAGCAGTATTCCTCGCTGCCGCAGCAAGCGTCGGCCATCGAAGCCTGGATGAATGCCAAGAACGACCGCTTGATGCCGGTCATTTCTCCGAATGAAGAGGAATCGGCCCGGTACGCATCCATCATGAACGATGTGAAAACCTACTACGACGAAATGCTGAACAAATTTATCATGGGCGTGGAGCCGATCGACCAATTCGAAGCCTTCGTCGAAACGATTAAAGGCATGGGAATCGAAGAGGCCGTCGCCATTCAGCAGGCCGCGCTGGACCGCTATAACAGCCGTTAA
- a CDS encoding AraC family transcriptional regulator produces MAGSAMMRDRRFMRRRVFMTLLLSYLLILLFPGLVFAAVYNRIESVMVDNANKLNQALIQQAQQIVDSKLEEMYQLSRNITSHPDMKALLSVDGITNGKENYAFYNFMEEIQRYKNNNSFVRELYIYFRNSDIVLTPGLKTNAQLFYSSLYAYNGMTYEQWKDQILNAPHYNSFLPVEPIGRPDDKTEMLTYVHSLPSGERRAPEGALVMLIDKRQIHTWLEEITRSNQGTIYIKNAEGQVLLHTGSGESLMTMQEGSPSTISVSAHSARSGWEYVSAVPDEVFWGKVGTVKSWALSVLFIYLVGGIGACAFLTYRAYQPVRDIIRLISEKKQPNPSAYGNEYEFIKTAVKDAFVQKDAINDRLKEQKPVIRSHFLQRLLKGHVDAQAVSDQSLEFMEIEFRHAYFGVALIKLCGMGAEEQEKTERVWAIMRFLTGKLVEDHPLYCFHCVELDKDLVAVILNVSEKDHQHKASLYEWLGKIQELISGQFETGVIVALSDLHSGMEQVPVCMDESMKALDYSIFTENRSVLVYDDMKHRSGLVYDFPVDTEVQIIHAVKNGETEKVEQLIGNLYRSNLEMEHKEPELARLLFANLLSTLLKLLNALNLKYEDLFEPGLKPLEVINKADSVEDMYAFVSSLFQQVCEQVRKKRINNASAVVDKAKAYLEQNADDAMLSLAAVAEHFQITPQYLSGLFKKSSGMNMSDYLAQIRIRKAKELMSDPDITISQIARLVGYNNDVGFIRVFKKHEGITPGKYKTLVENK; encoded by the coding sequence ATGGCAGGATCGGCAATGATGCGGGACAGACGATTCATGCGCAGAAGAGTGTTTATGACTTTGCTGCTGTCGTACTTATTGATCTTGCTTTTTCCGGGGCTTGTTTTTGCCGCAGTCTATAATCGAATCGAGAGCGTCATGGTAGATAACGCCAATAAGCTGAACCAGGCTTTGATTCAGCAGGCGCAGCAGATTGTTGACAGCAAACTAGAGGAGATGTACCAGCTTTCACGCAACATTACGTCCCATCCAGATATGAAAGCGCTTTTAAGCGTGGATGGCATCACGAACGGCAAGGAGAACTATGCCTTCTACAATTTCATGGAGGAAATACAGCGGTACAAAAACAACAACAGCTTTGTCCGCGAGCTGTACATCTACTTCCGGAACAGCGACATCGTCCTGACGCCGGGGCTGAAAACGAATGCCCAATTGTTCTATTCGAGCCTGTATGCATACAATGGCATGACGTATGAGCAGTGGAAGGACCAAATATTGAATGCTCCTCATTATAATTCGTTTCTGCCGGTGGAACCCATCGGCCGGCCCGATGACAAAACGGAAATGCTGACCTACGTTCACTCGTTGCCGTCGGGGGAGAGACGCGCTCCCGAAGGCGCTTTGGTGATGTTAATCGATAAACGGCAGATACATACGTGGCTGGAGGAAATCACCCGGTCGAATCAAGGGACGATCTATATTAAGAACGCCGAAGGTCAGGTTTTGCTGCATACGGGAAGCGGCGAGAGCCTTATGACGATGCAGGAGGGGAGTCCGAGCACGATCAGCGTGTCGGCACATTCCGCCCGCAGCGGGTGGGAGTATGTGTCCGCTGTGCCGGATGAGGTATTTTGGGGAAAGGTAGGAACCGTCAAAAGCTGGGCGCTCAGCGTGCTGTTCATTTATTTAGTCGGGGGGATCGGCGCCTGCGCGTTCTTAACCTATCGGGCGTATCAGCCGGTGCGGGATATCATCCGATTGATTTCGGAAAAAAAGCAGCCGAACCCATCCGCTTACGGCAACGAATACGAATTCATCAAGACCGCCGTGAAGGACGCTTTTGTCCAGAAGGATGCAATAAACGACAGGCTCAAGGAGCAGAAGCCAGTCATCCGCTCCCACTTCCTGCAGCGGCTGCTGAAAGGTCATGTGGATGCCCAAGCGGTATCGGACCAGTCGCTGGAATTCATGGAGATCGAGTTCAGGCATGCTTACTTTGGCGTGGCGTTGATCAAGCTGTGCGGCATGGGGGCGGAGGAACAGGAGAAGACGGAGAGGGTCTGGGCGATCATGCGGTTTCTGACAGGGAAGCTCGTGGAAGACCACCCGCTGTACTGCTTTCATTGCGTGGAGCTGGACAAGGATCTGGTTGCCGTCATACTCAATGTTTCCGAGAAGGATCACCAACATAAAGCTTCGCTGTACGAATGGCTGGGGAAAATCCAGGAATTGATCAGCGGGCAGTTCGAGACCGGCGTAATCGTTGCCTTGAGCGATCTTCACTCGGGCATGGAACAGGTACCCGTATGTATGGACGAAAGCATGAAAGCACTGGATTATTCCATTTTCACGGAGAACCGGTCCGTGCTCGTCTATGATGATATGAAGCACAGGTCGGGACTGGTCTACGATTTCCCGGTGGACACCGAGGTTCAGATCATTCATGCGGTGAAGAACGGGGAAACGGAAAAGGTCGAGCAGCTGATCGGAAACCTATATCGCAGCAATTTAGAGATGGAGCATAAGGAGCCGGAGCTGGCGAGGCTGCTGTTCGCCAATCTGCTCAGCACGCTGCTGAAGCTTTTGAACGCCCTGAATCTAAAATACGAGGATCTGTTCGAACCCGGGTTGAAACCGCTGGAGGTCATCAACAAAGCGGATAGCGTCGAGGATATGTATGCCTTTGTGTCGTCGCTCTTTCAACAGGTTTGCGAGCAGGTGCGAAAGAAACGTATAAACAATGCATCGGCGGTCGTGGATAAGGCCAAGGCCTATTTGGAGCAGAACGCGGATGACGCCATGCTGAGCCTGGCCGCGGTTGCGGAGCATTTTCAAATTACGCCGCAGTATCTGTCCGGGCTGTTCAAGAAGAGCAGCGGCATGAACATGTCGGACTATCTCGCCCAGATCCGCATTCGAAAGGCCAAGGAGCTGATGAGCGACCCGGATATTACCATATCCCAAATCGCCCGCCTCGTCGGATACAACAATGATGTCGGATTCATACGCGTATTTAAAAAGCATGAAGGAATCACGCCGGGTAAATACAAAACATTGGTTGAAAACAAGTAG
- a CDS encoding carbohydrate ABC transporter permease, producing the protein MVHKKSFGEHAFDITNVVLLFTLSAVTLYPIVYVLFASISDPNQFVQHRGILWWPAGFSLDSYKMVFENPNILNSYLNTLFYVIAGTTLNMVMTALGAYGLSRRNVMWGSLIMILIVLTMFFDGGLIPKYLIVQGLGLTDTYLALIIPSAMTTWNLIVMRTAFQSVPVSLEEAARIDGANDWTILCRVVIPLSMPVMAVMILFYGVWHWNKWFDALIYLRDRDLFPLQLILREILVQNDTNSMMTSVGGGDRMPVAQTIKYATVMVATLPILFLYPFLQKYFVKGVMVGAIKE; encoded by the coding sequence ATGGTGCATAAAAAAAGCTTTGGCGAGCATGCGTTTGATATAACCAATGTCGTTCTGCTGTTCACCTTGTCGGCCGTTACGCTGTACCCGATCGTTTACGTGCTGTTCGCTTCGATCAGCGATCCGAACCAGTTCGTGCAGCACCGGGGGATTTTGTGGTGGCCGGCCGGATTTTCCTTGGATTCCTACAAAATGGTGTTTGAGAATCCGAACATTCTAAACAGTTATCTGAACACGTTGTTCTATGTCATCGCAGGAACGACGCTTAATATGGTGATGACTGCGCTCGGGGCTTACGGGCTATCACGCCGGAACGTGATGTGGGGCAGCTTGATCATGATTTTGATCGTGTTGACGATGTTCTTTGACGGTGGCCTCATTCCCAAGTATTTGATCGTTCAAGGACTGGGCTTGACGGATACCTATTTGGCATTAATTATCCCGAGTGCCATGACCACCTGGAATTTGATTGTAATGCGGACCGCTTTCCAAAGCGTGCCGGTATCGCTAGAAGAGGCGGCCCGCATCGACGGGGCCAATGACTGGACGATTCTATGCCGGGTTGTCATCCCGCTGTCGATGCCGGTGATGGCCGTCATGATTCTGTTCTATGGCGTGTGGCATTGGAATAAGTGGTTTGATGCACTCATCTATTTGAGAGATCGGGATTTGTTTCCGCTTCAGCTCATTTTGCGGGAGATACTGGTCCAGAACGATACGAACAGCATGATGACCTCGGTTGGCGGGGGAGACCGAATGCCCGTGGCGCAGACGATCAAGTATGCAACCGTAATGGTTGCAACGCTGCCGATCCTGTTCTTGTATCCGTTTTTGCAGAAATATTTCGTCAAAGGCGTCATGGTCGGCGCGATCAAGGAATAG